A window of Bacillus kexueae genomic DNA:
GTATGCTCAAGCCCCGCCTCAGAGTTTTCAATCCACTGATAAATTTCGGAAATGTTACGTTTATATTGTTCGACTTCTGTTAAGTTCGTTCGGTAATACATCCCTTTCATCGCAACGACAGGGTCATCGGATGGGCGGGTGATTTTTTTCCCGGTTGCGAGCTGGTCTTGATATTTGCCTAATTTCTCGTAACTGCTACTAATGTTTCGTAATGAGTTTTGCGCGAGCATTGATTGTGTTACACGCATTGGTCGTCACCTACCTTCCAACTAATCCCATATTGTTAATGATTCGGTCTAAAATTTCGTCTTGTAACGTAATCATTCGAGCAGCTGCATTGTATGCGTGCTGAAATTGAATCATGTTGGACATCTCTTCATCAAGCGAAACTGCGCTGACCGATTGTCTGCGCAAGTCTACAGCTGACGTTAGTTCTTCTGAGTTTCGTTTCAGACGATTCGCTTCTTGAGCGTCTACAGCCATTCCACCTATTAAACTTTCGTAATAGTTTTGAACGGTTGTATAGCTTCCGTTGATAGAAAAGCTACTATTTTTCACTTCCGCTAACTCAACGGCATTTGATCCGTCCCCCATATTCCCTGTTTTAGAGGCTGCGATATCATCAAGCGATTGAATGTCTCCAGATAACTTAATACTTGAAGCCGCACCCGATTTATCCGAATTCGCTCCCGAAACGTCAAAGAATTCTTTCGGTGTTTGAGTACCTGCTTGAATATCGGAAACACTCCACCCTGATTGATGAATTTGATTGAACTTCGTTGCAAAGTCATAGGCTAAAGCATCGAGATTTTGAATCATCTCTTCATAAAGTCCTTCTTTCACGACTGTTCCACTGCCCGTCGTGTATGTATACCCATACGAGTGAATATTCCCAAGTAACTTTCCAGAAGACGTAAAATCTTGAATTTTAACATCTGTAGTTCCAAACGAAATTCCGCTTACAAGGCCATTACTTCCATCATATTTAACCGAAAGCTCTTTTACTTTTAAGTTTTTCCCGTCTACAATCGTTCCGAGTGAACGACCATTTTCATCCATTAATTCAACCGTTACTTTTCCTTCTGCAATTTCTTTGGCATTTCCACCACTTGAAACAGGTGTGACTTTAATGTTCACAAGCGATGATAGTTGATCTAATAAGCGGTCTCGTTCATCGTATAAATCATTTGGTAAATACCCGTGCGGTTCAATTTCACCAATTTGTGTATTGATGTTGTTAATTTGACGTAATAACGAGTTGACTTCTTTTACCGTTATATCAACTTCACTCTTAATATCTTGTTGAATAGCAGTTAAGGAATTCGACAAGTAATTAAAAGTTTCCGCTACAGCAATCCCCCGTTCTCTCACGACGGCACGTGCCCCTGCATTCGTCGGGTTTAAGGCGAGGTCTTGCAGCGATTGCCAGAATTGGTCCATCGTCGCGGCTAATCCGGCATCTGACGGCTCGTTCATGATTTCTTCCATTTTTTCAAGCGCTTGGGCACGGGAATCCCAGTAACCGAGTTTATTCGCTTCTCCTCGGTATTGAACGTCTAGAAATCCATCCCGAACACGTTGTACTTCACTTTGTGCAACACCCGTTCCGATTTGCCCTGGCAATTCTGGGCGGTTTAAAGAGGGAGCTGGATACGGGTTGTTTTGTTCTAAATTGACACGTTGCCTTGTGTAACCAGGTGTATTCGCATTCGCAATGTTATGTCCTGTCGTATACAATGCGCTTTGTTGAGCACGAAGCGCACTTTTTGCTATTTCTATTCCTAAAAATGTCGAACTCATTTTGATTCCTCCGTTACGCTTTCGAATCAAACATGGAACGTTGCTTCGGAACGTTTTCTGTTTGATGATTCGGATGACGATACGTTACACTTTTCTCCTGCGGCATGACCGTATCAAGCGTGAAATTGATAAATTGTAACGCTTGATGTGTAAGCTGTTGGTTCAAGTAGTTGGCTGCCTTTAGCTTAGACATGATCTCAATAAACCGTACATGCATCTCTTGTAGCTTATCTTTTTCCGTTCCTTCTGCTTTGTTGATGCATGCGGTTAAACTTTGATCTTCTGAACCGTTTAAAAATTGTTTTGTTAAAAAAATCCGCTCTTGTTCCGTTTGCTGAATTTTCCGCGCAAGCAACTGCTCTTTTTTTAACAGTTCCTGCAAGTGTGACAGCTCTTTATTTTCCTTTAATACAACCGTTTTTTCCGTCGCTATTTCGTATAATTGTTCATGAAGGGTAAGTAGCTTTTCCAACGAGTCAATAAGCTTTGTTGCGTTCACTTGTTTAAGCCCCCTTATTGCTTACGGAAAAAGTCAATCATGCTTTTGGCGATTTCTTTTGCATTGATTGAATAAGTCCCGCTTTGAACTTGCTGTTCAATTCGTTGAACCTTTTCTTGACGCTGTTGGATCATTTCCTTTGACTTTTGTAATGCTTGCGCCTCTTTTGAAATTTCGAGTTTATCTTCTTTTTGCTTTACTTCTGATTTTGGTTGATTTCTTTCCACTTGCTTATTGTATAAGTCAATCCCGTTCGTCCGATAGTTTTGAATTCTCATTGTTTCACTCCTTCCGATGCACGATTTTCTTACTTATATTATCGGTTGTTCTCTTATTTATTTAAGAAATTAATCTTTTTTAGGCTTATTAGCATAGTATGTGGAACCATTGTCCCCTTTATCCTTTTTCCATTCATCAAACTTTTGTAGCTTTTCAATTTCAGCTTTTAGCTCTTTCGCGCAATTTGTGCACAACTTTCCGTCCTGAATCGCCTTCCCACATTTGTCACATGGATACCCTAAGTTCGGAAAGTTTGAAAGCTGCAAACGTTTTTGACGAATAAATTTTAATATCAAGTCTTCTGAAACACCCGTTCCGTCGACCACTTCTAACAACGTTGCCGTACGATTTTCCCGCTTACGTAAGAAATTATAAACCGTTTCATACGCTTTCTCCTCTTCTTTAAAGCAGGCATCACAAATGGTTTTAAACGTTGATTTTATAAATAAAGCATTACACTTTGGACAATTTGCTAGTTCCCCCATGTTTTAAGCTCCTTCATGTCAATATTACTACTTATTATATCGGGAGAATTTACAAAAAGTTAACCTCTAATTAATGTTAATGATTGGACATCCTTTGCACCCGCTTCGTATAGTTTGATAGCCGCTTGATGTAACGTTGTACCTGTCGTGTAAATGTCATCGATTAAAAGAATCGATTTCCCTATAACCAATTGAGGATCAGAAACAAAAAATGGGTTCTTTGAATGGATTCGTTCATGGCGAGATTTTTTTGACTGTTTGGAGGATTTTCCTTTTTTAAGAGGTTCAATGATAGGGAGATTTAGAAGTTGCGCAAGTAGGAGCGCTTGATTAAACCCACGTTCTAGTAAACGGTCTTCCGCTAAAGGGATTGGGATAATCGTAAGCGCATGGGGAAAATAACGCTTTTTCGCTTGTTGAAGATAAGGTTGAAAGATTTGGGCAAGTATCGCATCTCCTCGGAATTTATAACGATTCATCAATTCTTTCATCCAATCGCTATAAAGAAAAATAGAGCGATTTTGTCGTAAAGTTCTCTCAGTTCCTAGACGCCTCTCCCATTCGACGCAATCGCTACAAACGGCGTCATCTTGCTGAGGCCGTCCGCATTTTAGACAAATAGGTTCAGTGATTCGCTCGAATTCCCTTTCACATTCTATACAGAGTGGACGTAAATCCAATTTCCAAAAAACAAACTGCCAAAGATGGACTACTTTCATCTCTTTATGGCAACATAAGCAATTAATTGTTCTCCTCTCCTTTTTGTTGGTGGGTCGGTTGTTTCGATACGATTTTGGCGCACTCTACTAATTCAACGATTAACGATGTTAACTCTTGCTTATCAATGTATTTCGCTTTCACATAAGCGACTTTCCCTTCATCGGTTACATAGCGTGGTTTTACTTTGTTTAATACGAGGGCTAATACATCTGCTTTGCATGCCTCACATGTACAACTCATCTGGAGTTGATCTAAATACTCCTCTAAAAGTTCAGCCATTATCTTCTCCATCGCATTGATTACCATCCTTGCTACCTCCAACTCTCTTTTTATATATTTATTTTCGTAGCATACTGTAGGGCGAAAGCGGTTAACTTTTATTCATAACTACATCTTTGGCACCATTATATGTTTATCACAATAAAACATTTCGAAACTAATATAAAAAAATGAGGACCTTTATGTAAGAAAGTTTGCTTTTTTACTATTATAGTGGAAAAAATTACATAAGAACAAGAGATTTCTATCTTCGTTTGCAAAGACTATTAAAATTTTCCTTTTTTCTGACGATAAAAAAAAGGAGTCTTAAGACTCCCTTTCAAAACTAATCAACGCCGGGCGGTTTGATTCCCCCGAAATTGTATACGTTAACCATCCCTTTTGACCAGAAAGGGACTTATAGGATTGTGTCGCGCCATACGACACTTCCACTACTACTGGCATCCCTTCAATGAGAAATTCTAAAGACGTTGTGTCAACAGCCCCGACCAAAGTAGCTTGCTGACGGAATGTATGTTGTGAAGGGATTTGTAGTTTTTGGTTAATGTAGACAATATCATGTTGTAAGCCATTCTCTTTCTTTAAATCTTCAATCGTTACTCGAAAACGTTTAGCAAGAGAATACAATGTATCACCTGGCTGAACAGTGTAGTGAGTGGCGTTTATATTTTTCTCTGGGATGATTAGCGCCCGGCCAACGATTAGGATTGAACTTTTGAGTTGATTGACCTGTTGAAGTGTTTCCACACTAACACCATAACGCTTCGACAACTCCCATAATGTATCGCCTTTTTGAATAATATGTTTCCGTTCACCAACAAACGGCAATTCTTTGCGCTCATTCAAAAACGGAACGTGTAAGGTTTGTCCGACGTGAATGAGATTGCTACTCAAATTATTTTTTTCTTTTAATTGCTCAACTGTCACGCCATACCGTTTCGCTAACGAATACAATGTGTCCCCAGCTTTTACAACGTATTCATCTACACAATCGCACGCTTTCACGTTGTTGCCTGCCGTTAATAGAACTGTTGTAACCGTGAGCGCTGCCGCAGAATAAACGATACGTTTTCGCTTTTGTTTCCGCTGTTCTTCGATACGCTGTTTACGCGTTTTCGTAATACGTTCCATTTCCATTCCCCTTTACCTAGATCTACTTTTCGGCGTCTAATAAGTCCTCTAATCCAAATATATGCACGCCAAATGAAGTAAAGAAAAATAAAATTGATAAAATAATCATGCCGGCCGTGCTATCGAACATAAATCCTATCCAACAGCCGACGATTCCCCATCCCATCGCGAAAAATAAAATGCGCAGTTCTTTTAAAGGATAGACCGTTAAGAAAATCGCGGTCGCCACAAGAAATGCTAGGAATGATTGAAAAATAAGGGCAAGATCTAACGATAAGATGAAAAGCTCAAATACGGGCGCAAACCGCATGACTTTCCATGCAGGTTTGACGAGTATCCCGCGCTGCTGTACATGTTGTTCCATCTCCATCACCTCGTATGTTTTTTAAGTGAATGTAAAATGTAGATTTTTTTCTCCTCCCTTAACTGTTTGATTTCATAAGCTTTGTGCGTATACTAGGCTGCAAAGATTTTTTCAGTTCATCTTGTTGTTTAATAACGACATACATACTCTTTTTCAAAAGCTTTAGCTGTCTTGTTAAAACAGCGTTGTATGTCAAAAGTGAAATCATAAATAAAGCTATAATCGAAAAGGATGTTAAATGTATCCAGTCCAACTTACTCTCTCCTTTTCTCTACTTTGGAGCGTACGCTCAACAATTGAAGATTTTACATGGAAAAAGAATCTTCGACAATCTTCCCTATATCTGTCTTATTTTGTTGAAATGTGTAAAAAAACAAGCCGAAAGTCTTAACGGTTTCAGTAGAACCGGAACCATCATCATAGATTTTTTCGTTCATTTATAGGCGCAATTCCATGCATGAGTTCATAAAGGAAAAACAAAAGAAAATCAGACAGGTAAAAACTATCAATTTTTCAGTATTAGAACGACTCCAATCGTTGTTTTTTCCTTTCTTATTCGAAAGGACCTATTATTTCCTCATTTCTTCAATTCTTCGCTGGTTATTTAGTTGCATTCACCGAAAGATTAAATAAGAAAAGCACAAAGCGCAAGTCCTTAGGCGCATGGCGCTGGAGGACCTGCGAGGAGGCTTCCGTCGCCACAGCAGGGCCGAAGTGACCCGAGCTGATGGCGCTTGGAGCTAGATACCCAAAAAACTGTAAAGAGAATACTTTAACACTTTATTGAACTTAAACTTTCTGTAACAACAAGAAAAACATACACTATTCACCTATCTTGGAAGGAAGCTAGGGGATCTTCGATGATTGCGCTTGAAGAATTGACAAAAAAGGTTATGCTCTTAATAGCCCTTCTTTCTTCGCTAATCGATTCATTGTAATAAGATGGTCTCTCGCATCGACCATAGCATTTGTTTTCCCACCGTGAAAAAACGTGATGATACCTGTAGGTCGTTCTTGGCTTCGTCCGACCCGTCCCGCAATTTGGACAAGTGCACTTTCCGTAAAAACAGGATCGTCTGCCCCAAAGATAGCGACGTTTGCCCCTTTAATCGTCACACCTCTTTCCAAAATGGTTGTCGTTACCATAATGCGTACATCCCCCTTTCGAAATCGCTCCACTTTCTCTTTTCGATCGGGGTCTTCCGCATACACCCCTTCAATATTAGGGTACTTTTTGGATAACAACGGAACTGTTGCCTTCAACATGGAAACATGGGGAACAAATAAAAAAGCTTGATAGTGATTTTCGTATTGATGCTGAATCCAATGGGTAATAACTTTTGGAAGTCTTTCTTTTTGAATGGCTTTTTTCCAATTTCCACACCACTGAAAGGTCGGAATCGGTAAGGGGTATCCGTGGTAACGCGCGGGGATTTTCACGATGTGCGAAGAAGGAAATTTTCGTTTCATTTTTTCTGAAGGGGTAGCAGTTAAATAAATGAGGGAACTTTTTGGTTTGCGGGCCTTCTGAACAGCAAAAGTGAGAGTGGCATCGACTGAATAAGGAAAGGCATCCACTTCATCAATAATCATTACATCAAACGCTTCTTTATATCGGAGTAACTGGTGTGTCGTAGCGATGACAAGCGGGGAGATTTTCCCTCGATCCTCACTTCCTCCGTATAAAACAGTCAGTTCTACATCAGGAAATACTCGTTTTAGTCGAGGGGCCAGTTCACGAACAACGTCTGACCGAGGGGTTGCAATACAAACATATTTTCCATCTTGAAGCGACTTTTCAATTCCGCGAAATAAAATTTCTGTTTTCCCTGCTCCACACACCGCCCAAATTAATAACGATTCATTTTTAGCTAATGTGTTCACTAATTGATTTGAAGCTTTTTCTTGTCCTTTAGATAACGTACCATCCCACTTCAACTGAATAGGCCTTGGTTTTAGCGGGGCACGAATGGGCGCACTGACTAAAGATGTGCATTCATTCACTCGCCCCATCATGATGCAGCTTCGGCAGTATGTACATTCTTTCTCGCATCGAGCACACTGATAAGAGGCAAACATGGATGGGTCTTCATTTCCACAGCGGTTACAGAAATAGGCGTTGTTTTTTCGTATCACTCCTTGTTCTATTTCTACATCTTGAGAATCACTTAAAATAAATTCCTCTTCTCGTAAATGTAATCCGCGAATTGGAATCAACTCCTTTAAAAATGAGGATTTCAATGGAGAAAATAGATCTGAAAGGAAAAAGGGGAATCGTAGCAACATATGCTACGATTAACGTGAAGAAAGGGTCGGGGCCGACCGTTACACTAATTTGTACCAGCCGACCGCTAAAGCACCTTCCCCTAAATGAGTTCCGATAACTGGACTAAAGCTACTTTCATAAAACTCAACATGAGGATATTTAGCAGACAA
This region includes:
- the flgK gene encoding flagellar hook-associated protein FlgK, whose amino-acid sequence is MSSTFLGIEIAKSALRAQQSALYTTGHNIANANTPGYTRQRVNLEQNNPYPAPSLNRPELPGQIGTGVAQSEVQRVRDGFLDVQYRGEANKLGYWDSRAQALEKMEEIMNEPSDAGLAATMDQFWQSLQDLALNPTNAGARAVVRERGIAVAETFNYLSNSLTAIQQDIKSEVDITVKEVNSLLRQINNINTQIGEIEPHGYLPNDLYDERDRLLDQLSSLVNIKVTPVSSGGNAKEIAEGKVTVELMDENGRSLGTIVDGKNLKVKELSVKYDGSNGLVSGISFGTTDVKIQDFTSSGKLLGNIHSYGYTYTTGSGTVVKEGLYEEMIQNLDALAYDFATKFNQIHQSGWSVSDIQAGTQTPKEFFDVSGANSDKSGAASSIKLSGDIQSLDDIAASKTGNMGDGSNAVELAEVKNSSFSINGSYTTVQNYYESLIGGMAVDAQEANRLKRNSEELTSAVDLRRQSVSAVSLDEEMSNMIQFQHAYNAAARMITLQDEILDRIINNMGLVGR
- a CDS encoding flagellar protein FlgN, which encodes MNATKLIDSLEKLLTLHEQLYEIATEKTVVLKENKELSHLQELLKKEQLLARKIQQTEQERIFLTKQFLNGSEDQSLTACINKAEGTEKDKLQEMHVRFIEIMSKLKAANYLNQQLTHQALQFINFTLDTVMPQEKSVTYRHPNHQTENVPKQRSMFDSKA
- the flgM gene encoding flagellar biosynthesis anti-sigma factor FlgM; this translates as MRIQNYRTNGIDLYNKQVERNQPKSEVKQKEDKLEISKEAQALQKSKEMIQQRQEKVQRIEQQVQSGTYSINAKEIAKSMIDFFRKQ
- a CDS encoding TIGR03826 family flagellar region protein gives rise to the protein MGELANCPKCNALFIKSTFKTICDACFKEEEKAYETVYNFLRKRENRTATLLEVVDGTGVSEDLILKFIRQKRLQLSNFPNLGYPCDKCGKAIQDGKLCTNCAKELKAEIEKLQKFDEWKKDKGDNGSTYYANKPKKD
- a CDS encoding ComF family protein; translated protein: MNRYKFRGDAILAQIFQPYLQQAKKRYFPHALTIIPIPLAEDRLLERGFNQALLLAQLLNLPIIEPLKKGKSSKQSKKSRHERIHSKNPFFVSDPQLVIGKSILLIDDIYTTGTTLHQAAIKLYEAGAKDVQSLTLIRG
- a CDS encoding late competence development ComFB family protein, giving the protein MVINAMEKIMAELLEEYLDQLQMSCTCEACKADVLALVLNKVKPRYVTDEGKVAYVKAKYIDKQELTSLIVELVECAKIVSKQPTHQQKGEENN
- a CDS encoding muramidase family protein, producing the protein MERITKTRKQRIEEQRKQKRKRIVYSAAALTVTTVLLTAGNNVKACDCVDEYVVKAGDTLYSLAKRYGVTVEQLKEKNNLSSNLIHVGQTLHVPFLNERKELPFVGERKHIIQKGDTLWELSKRYGVSVETLQQVNQLKSSILIVGRALIIPEKNINATHYTVQPGDTLYSLAKRFRVTIEDLKKENGLQHDIVYINQKLQIPSQHTFRQQATLVGAVDTTSLEFLIEGMPVVVEVSYGATQSYKSLSGQKGWLTYTISGESNRPALISFERES
- a CDS encoding DEAD/DEAH box helicase; its protein translation is MIPIRGLHLREEEFILSDSQDVEIEQGVIRKNNAYFCNRCGNEDPSMFASYQCARCEKECTYCRSCIMMGRVNECTSLVSAPIRAPLKPRPIQLKWDGTLSKGQEKASNQLVNTLAKNESLLIWAVCGAGKTEILFRGIEKSLQDGKYVCIATPRSDVVRELAPRLKRVFPDVELTVLYGGSEDRGKISPLVIATTHQLLRYKEAFDVMIIDEVDAFPYSVDATLTFAVQKARKPKSSLIYLTATPSEKMKRKFPSSHIVKIPARYHGYPLPIPTFQWCGNWKKAIQKERLPKVITHWIQHQYENHYQAFLFVPHVSMLKATVPLLSKKYPNIEGVYAEDPDRKEKVERFRKGDVRIMVTTTILERGVTIKGANVAIFGADDPVFTESALVQIAGRVGRSQERPTGIITFFHGGKTNAMVDARDHLITMNRLAKKEGLLRA